From the Methanothermobacter sp. genome, the window CACCCTCCCCTGGCTGTCCTTGAGGGTGCTCACAATCTGTGGGTCCTTTATGTAACTGCTCTGAAGGTTCAGGAGGCTTGATACAACCTGGAGGTTGTTCTTGACCCGGTGGTGTATCTCACGGAGAAGCAGTTCCTTCTCCTCGAGGGATTTCAGGAGTTTCTCCTGGTAGAATATCCTTTTGAGTGTGGACGCTGCTTCAGCCCCAATGGTCTCAAGGAGCTTAAGCTCGTATTCATCGGGCTCGTGACCGTTCCTGAACACGAAGAATCCCAGGAGATCATCTCCGTGTCTAATGGCAACTGCAATTATCCTGTCATCCACGAAGACATTTTCAGCTGAGAGACCCTCCAGGATGCTCTTAAGGGCAGTGTCCTGGAATTCATGACCATTCCCCTCAGCGGACACCGGCTTACCATCCTCCATGATGTAGACCTGCCCCTCTTTAAGGGATAGGTGTTCATGGGTGAGACTGAAGACGTTCCTGAAGAGCTCCTTTGGGCTTTCACTGTGATTTATAAGGGTTATGGCCTCATTGATGACCCTGAACTCGTGTAGCCTCATTCTGGTGAGTCTCTCAGATTCCCTTGACTCCTCTATCCTGTCCCTGAGCCTCAGTGTGTGGCGGAGGTCCTGTGCAACCAGGGAGTACCCGATTGAGTCGTTATCTTCCCTTATGAGTGATATGAAGAGCTTCACAGGTATCCTCCTCCCCCCTGAGGTGATGTAGTCAATTGTGACCGGCCTGTGGTGGTAGTCCCCCCTTCCACAGGCATTCTGCCTTATACACTCAAATTCTGCTTCAAGGACCTCAAGGTGTTCAGGTGCAACCAGGGACCTCCAGTCATCTGCATATTCAACCCCAAGCTCCTTCATAGCCCTGTAGTTCAACCTGATAACCCTTCCCTCGGAGTCCAGAAGAACAACAAGATCTGTGACCTTATCTATTATGCTCTCCCCGGCGAGTGATGGGTTTATGGTGATGGACGGGTAGCGGAGCAGGGCGTAGGCCATACCCCCTGTGGCCAGGAGGGATATTATGTGGCTGAGGGCCTGAATGCTGTGAACTCCAATAGAGGGGAGGAGAGAGTTGACCACCCAGCATGCGACGAGGCTGAGGGATGAGGTCATGAATATTATGGTGGACATCTTCCTCTCACGGTAGGATGGGGCCGTCCTTGCATGATTCCATATTATGGACACAGCGGCTGCAAAGTACCCCACAAGGTAGATCTCAAAGATCAGCCACCAGATCCCGTTCTTCTCAAGATGTATGTTCCAGAGACCACCATCGGACACTATTACAGGTGTTATGAGTGCAGTCTTAAGGAGAAGGTAGATGAAAAGGAAGGATGGAATCAGGCTTATGAGCGGAACAACCTTATTTATCTTTTTTTCACCGGCAGAGAGCACCAGAGCGAAGTTGAGAAAGAGCGCGGGCATAAGGATACGTGCAACCCCTGAGAGGATGTACATCAGGAGTGCCTGTTCCACCGAGGATGCCATGTAGAACATTGATAGTGTGAGGGCCCACCAGGCCATGGAAAGGGCTATTAAAAGGAAACTCCACTCCAGGTTGCCCCTGTTTCTCTTCAGAGGGTAGGCCCCCATTATGAGGTAGGATACAAACGCCATTACAGAGAGGGTGCTGTAGATGTTCATCCTCCACACATCTTCAACGCTTATACATAAAATGAGGTGGTATGTTAGTGCTATATAAGAGTTACTTTAATAACTTTACGGTTTAGCAGTGAATCTTCTTTAATGTGGCAGTTAATTCCATGCTTTAATCAGCTGGTTGAAGCTATATCCCTCAGTCATTTTAAACATTGTAGGTGGGGACCATCTGATCATCCTAGGAGAGTCGTGACTGGAATAATGCATTCTAAAGCCGCTGAAATAATTAAAGGAGCTTTAATAATTCTAATAAGGACATTGAGATTTGACAGTTCATAAAGAAAAAAAATTATTAATGGGTTCAGTTGATCTAATTCCCATATATACCAGAACAACAGATGGGACACTTGCAGTTGAAGATTTTAATTTAAGGATCCATGCAATTGCGAGGCATTTGGTTTATATGAAGGTTTCTTTATATCATAGATCCAAACATAATGGGAATTTCTGAAGCACATAAAGTTCCCATGGCAAACCATGAAATTCAAATTTAGATCTCTGTGTGGTGAATAATTTTCTCAGTTAACTGACGCAGTAAATGAAGAGTGGCCCTGGAATCATGGAGACTTAGTCAAATGAAAATAATTATGAAATGGAGACTTAGTCAAATGAAAATAGTCACGATAATACCAGCTTTTAATGAGGAAAAAACAGTTGATTCGGTTGTAAAGGGAGCGCTTGAGCACGGTGACGTTATCCTTGTAGATGACGGCAGTACCGACAGAACAGGAGCCATTGCAGAGTCAGCAGGGGCAAGGGTATTGAGACATCGCAAGAATATGGGTAAGGGCGCAGCTCTTAAAACGGGTATAAAGGAGGCCCTTAAATGGGAATATCATCTCATAGTTTTTATGGATGCAGATGGACAGCATGACACCTTTTTAATACCACTTTTCGCTGAAGCTGCTGATGGAGCTGACTTTATAATTGGCTCAAGATTCATGGGTGACAGCTGTGATAGCATGCCCATACAGAGAAAACTATCAAACAGAATAACAACATGGATCTTAAGATTTGCAACAGGATACAGGATAACTGACAGTCAGAGCGGTTTTAGGGCGATAAAGGCCGAACACGCTAAAATTATGCTGGATATACCATACAATGACTACGTTTATGAGTCAGAAACCATATGTGAAATTTCAAGACATAGATTGAGGATAGCTGAAGTCCCCATAACCTGCAATTACGGTGATGAAAAGTCATACATTCAATTGGGAGATGTTTTCAGGTACATATTGTTTATAATGAGGCTTTTTACCAGAAAATTATCTCTGAAGCCAGTTTGAACAAAAAATTACACAACATTGGGTGTTGATTTAATGAAAAAAATTTATTTCTTCCTGCTGAGCGTGCTTTTAATTCTGGTCCTTATATTATGGATAGGCCCCCTTAAGGTACTGAGGTCAATCTATATGGCAGACTGGAGAATCATGGGACTTGCATTTCTTCTTCATCTTGCAGTTATAGCTGTAAGGGGTCTGAGGTGGGGCTTCATAATAGGGCAGCCATGGAGCCTTGGAACCAATTTTACCGTAAAATCTATAGGTTTATTTGCCGGGAACCTCAGCCCAATGAGAAGTGCAGGGGATGTCATGAGTGCTGTTGCAGGCAAAAAATTAAATGGTATAGGACTATCTGAGGGCCTATCTGCAGGTCTAACTGAAAGATTTTTTGATATTGGGATAGGAGGATTCCTTTTACTTTTATCAGCGGTCTTGGTTCCCAGAATAAGAATAATAGCTCTCTTAGGCGCATTTCTTTCAGTCTTCATGACATATATGATATACCTTGTAAACTGGAGGGAAGAGAAAAGTTTAAGAATCTACAGACGAATGCACGGGATAATTGAGCGTTTGCCTATCTCAGATAACACACTGGAGAATCTTCATATGAAGCTGACATCTGGTATAAGGGACATGATAGATTACACAAAGTCCTATTCAAGCTTCAGTGTCCTGGCGGTTATATTTGGACTTTCACTCATCTCCTGGCTTATGGAATGTCTGAGGTTATACCTTGTGTTCATGGCATTCGGTGTTGAGACAACATTTTCTGCTGTTGTAATAATATTTTTACTTGCAAACCTTGTGGGGGTTTTATCAGCTCTTCCTGGAGGGGTGGGATCTATAGAGGTATCCATGACTGGTTTATTTGTTTTATTTGATGTACCTGGATTCATTGCAGGAAGTATAGCCCTCGTGGATCGCCTCATATCATTCTGGTCGGTCACGGCACTGGGGGCGATACTCTCATCATACTACGCAGGGGACATACTCGATGAGGTGAAATCATATATCCTTGATTTTAAGACTTGAATTCTTTAGTCCATGAGTATTGACCTCATTATGGCCCTGTCAACATGGTCAATGGCCCCTGTGAGGAAGATTCCAGCCACATAAACCAGCAGGGCAAGGATGGCCTTCAATATAATGTGTGCTGGAATTAAGAGAATAAGCATAGATGTCATGGCTGGAAGAAGAAGTTTCCATCCCTTCATGATATCCCCCACTGAAGGACCATAACCCATATCCTTCACCACCTTAAGGAAAAGGACCATCATCAGGAGCTCTGTCATCACTGTGGCGACACTTGCTCCCAGAAAATCAAATCTGGGGATAAGTATAAGGTTGACGGTTACATTGAAGATCGCCCCAGCACCTGTGACACGGGTAACCGTTGTCTGCCTTTCGGTTGAACCCAGGAGGTTTGACGTTATCCCGTTTAAAAACATGAATGCAGTTGCGGTTATAAGGATCCGTAAAGCAGGGGCAGAACTGAGGTACTTCGACGAGAAGATCAGTTCTATCAGGGGCTCGGCGAGGAAGAATACCAGCGATATTGTAATGACCGCCAGTATCATGAGGTACTTCACGGATCTCCTGTAGGTGAACTTCAGGGAATCTGAGCTCTCAACATGGAACCTGGACATAATGGGGAAGACTGCCAGGAGGTATACAGTGTAGAGCGAGCTTATGACTGTAAGAAGCCTGTAGGGTGCACTGTAGAGACCAACTGAAACATCACCCTTCATGAGTGAGAGCATGACAGAGTCTATCCAGAAATAGATGAGGGAGAACACGCCGGTCACGCCGAAAGGCAGTCCATTAACGATTAATTGGCGGCTGAAAGCCAGACCTGGTCTGAAAAACCTCCTTGTGAATATGAAAACAGAGTAGCTGACTGAGAGAACCGCTGCAATGAGGTAGGCGATGGCCACATGCACAACGGTTCCACCCAGCCAGATCACGGTGAGCACTCCGACAAGTATGAATAAACTGTTGAGGATGTTCCAGATCGTCTGGTACTCCATCCGCTGGAATCCCTGAAACATGCTGTTAAAGAATGAGCTGAAGGCGTTAACAAGCATGTACCCCCCTATGAACATTACAACTGCAGCAGCCGTGCCCCTGTAGATACCGGTTACAGGTAGGAGGATTATCATAACAAGGACAATCAATGAAAGGAGCAGTTTGTTACCGAGCCCAGCAGATGCAAGTTCTTTTGCACCAGCAGGGTCCCTTGCAATCTCCCTTGTGATGTAGGTTCCCATCCCGAGGTCAGACAGTATGCTGAATATGCCTGTGAGGGCCAGTGCCGCAGATAGTATACCGAAACCTGCTGTGCCGAGGTACCTTGCAAGGTAGACATTCCAGACAAAGGCCGCGAGGTTGGTGAAGATGGTGGCTGTGAGGAGAAAGAGGGTATTTTTCGCAAGCGTTCTGGCATGACTCATTTCAATCCCATTTCAGAGGATTCAGATTTCAGTTTCATCATTTGAACCACTCGACGGTTCTGATAAGTCCCTCCTCAAGTTCAACGTCTGGCCTGAAGCCCGCAGCCTCAAGCCGGGAGGTGTCTGCAAGGGAGTGTCTCACGTCACCAGGCCTCTCATCAAGGTATACTGGCTCTGAATCTGACCCGAGGATTCTTGATATTATCTCAAAGAGCCGGTTAACGGTAACTGCACTTCCACCAGCCACATTGAAAACGCCGGTTTCAGGTGACTCTGCAAGGAAGATGTTGGCCCTCACAACATCACCCACATAGATGAAGTCACGGCTCTGCTCCCCGTCACCATAGATTTCGGGTTGCCTGCCCTGGAGGAGGGCGTCAATGAACCTCGGGATCACGGCGGCGTACTGGGAGTCAGGCCTCTGTCTGGGCCCATAAACGTTGAAGTACCTGAGGGAAACTGTTTCAAGGCCATAGTCCTCGAAAACACTGCAGTAGTACTCCCCTGTGACCTTGGATACCGCGTAGGGTGAGCGTGGCATGGGCCTTGCGTCCTCAGAGAGTGGCATTTCAGGGTTGTTCCCGTAGACAGCTGAGGTTGAGGCATTCACAACCTTCCTGACTCCAGCCCTGCAGGCGGCGAGAAGCACCCTCAGGGTTCCTGTGGCGTTTACCCTGTGGCACCTCATGGGGTCCCTCACGCTTTCAGGGACACTTGCAAGGGCGGCCTGATGGAACACATAATCCTTATCCCTGAATACAGACTCAAGGTCCACCTCATTGATACTTCCCTCTATGATCTCAAGGTTTTCATGCTCTGAATCGGTGAGGTTCTCCCTCTTCCCGCTTGAGAGGTCATCGATTACAGTGACCCTGTTTCCCATCCTGAGTAGTTCATCTGTGAGGTGTGATCCTATAAATCCAAGTCCTCCGGTTACAGCAACATCCATGCCCTTCATGATCATACACTACCTGACGTTGATGAATAGGTGAAGAGACCGGTAGGGCTTCCTTTTATCAGGTAACCTGTATAGAAGGAATTCCAGTTTCTGGTTTTCCCCGGTCTCTGTAACTGTGAAGTTTATCTTCCTCTCCCACTTCTCCTTATCACTCAACCTTATGGTTTCATTCCTTAATATATCTCCGCCAAGACGCACCACCATTAGATAGGTCTCGTTGCGGTACTCACGGTTAACCACACCCACAATTACACTGGCACTTTCACCTGCTGTGAGGTTCTCGGGGTACCCGTAGGCCTTTCCCCCGGGCCCCAGTATGTAGAACTCTGTGAACCTCTCAGAGGGTGCCGGGTTGAGGGTTATGTAGACCGTTACTGCAATGAGCACCACAAGTATGATTGAGAGGACGAGTGAGATCTTACCATCCCTTGAAAGGCTACGGGGTGATGGTATGCTTCTTATATCAGCGGAGTAGGCGAGTTCACCGCGCCTCCACCTCCTTATGAATGCTAGAGGTGTTAGTACAAGGCTGAGGCCTGCCACTGTCCTTGCAAGGAATGGTTTGAATGTAACCTCTCCCCCCATGAGGAGTGCGATGGCCGAGGTCATGATGATGCTCGTGGAGAATGCCAGGAACAGTCTCTCAGGGATACTGAGCTGGACCCTCTCAGGTGCGATGGCTGAAATCAGTATGTAGCCCGGGATGAAGAGCACCTGGAGGTAGAAGAGCGCCTCAGCGATACCGCCCCTGAAGATGATGATGGTAAGGATACTCAGAATGGATAGAACTGCAAGGTCACTGAAACCTCCGATGGATGTGGTTTTTTCATGTTCTGAGGGGAATTCATGTCCTGAGAAGGCCTTTTGGAGTTCCCCTTCAACATCATCACCTTTGATTTTTTCAGTTTCAGAGGACCTTCTTATTTTTCTCATTTTAAGGGCCCTTTTCTTTATAGCTGAGGGTTCACCCACATAAAGGTCCTCATCTGATATTTCAGGTATTTCAAGGGTGATTTCATCCTCCACTAACCCATATTTCTCCAGGATATCCATTTCTGACTGCTGAAGGGACTCTATAATTTTTATTCTCTCTCTGGACCTTCTGATGTAGGCTGCAAGGCCTGCAAGTATACCTGTGACACCAAGGAATATGTGACCATAGCCCCTGGGTACAAGTAAGCATGCTATGGGTGTGAGGATGGAGACGAAGAGGACCATTAACCCTGCCTGCTTGAGTCTTCCCCTCTCCCGCAGCCCTGTTATGACGGCTGATGCCACCAGATAGGATGTGCTTACTATGAGGATGAGGGCAAGGAGGAACCTCACGTGTCTGAGGTGTGTGAGGCTTATGAGGAGGGGTGTTGAGGATGATATGATACCTGCAATCAGGAGGTCCCTTGAGGAGAACCCGAGCCTGATGACTTCAGACTCCCGATATCCTTCGCTCTGCCTTTTACCAGACCTTCTTGCAAGTTCCCTTGCGGTTCTTGTCTGGGTATCCTCATCAGGGACATCCTTCTTTCTAAGGCGGATTATAAGGGCAATGAGGGGTATAATTATGGCCGGGAGTGCATAAAATGGTCTTGAGTCCCTGAGGGGCGTGTAATTAAGGATGAGGGCGTTGAGTGTGATAAGGAGCATTCCTGCCACCGGGGTGATCAGAATGCTTTCGGAACCTGTAATGATGAGTATGGTGTAACCTGACACCACTATGGATGATGCTATCCCAAGAACCCTGAGATAAAATAATGGTGCGTTTATGAGGGCCACTGATATTATTCCTGTAATTAATAGTATAATCTCCCGCCTGAACTTCACCTGAGATTCTCCAGTATGCTGATTGAACTATTTATTATGGTCGTGGACTGATAAATATTTTCATGTCTGTCAAATGTGTCCTTAAGCGGACCTATT encodes:
- a CDS encoding histidine kinase dimerization/phosphoacceptor domain -containing protein, whose product is MNIYSTLSVMAFVSYLIMGAYPLKRNRGNLEWSFLLIALSMAWWALTLSMFYMASSVEQALLMYILSGVARILMPALFLNFALVLSAGEKKINKVVPLISLIPSFLFIYLLLKTALITPVIVSDGGLWNIHLEKNGIWWLIFEIYLVGYFAAAVSIIWNHARTAPSYRERKMSTIIFMTSSLSLVACWVVNSLLPSIGVHSIQALSHIISLLATGGMAYALLRYPSITINPSLAGESIIDKVTDLVVLLDSEGRVIRLNYRAMKELGVEYADDWRSLVAPEHLEVLEAEFECIRQNACGRGDYHHRPVTIDYITSGGRRIPVKLFISLIREDNDSIGYSLVAQDLRHTLRLRDRIEESRESERLTRMRLHEFRVINEAITLINHSESPKELFRNVFSLTHEHLSLKEGQVYIMEDGKPVSAEGNGHEFQDTALKSILEGLSAENVFVDDRIIAVAIRHGDDLLGFFVFRNGHEPDEYELKLLETIGAEAASTLKRIFYQEKLLKSLEEKELLLREIHHRVKNNLQVVSSLLNLQSSYIKDPQIVSTLKDSQGRVMSMSMIHEKLYRSGNLSDIDVRGYIEGLVRSIMFSYQKPDQRVDVRFDVDDVKLNIDTIMPLGLIINELVTNAFKYAFPNGDGELLVSLKRRGDNFVLRVADNGVGLPPDFSLDNLRSLGMLLVRNLTDQLDGTLEYTLGSGTEFLIEFSEIRYAERF
- a CDS encoding SDR family oxidoreductase, whose amino-acid sequence is MKGMDVAVTGGLGFIGSHLTDELLRMGNRVTVIDDLSSGKRENLTDSEHENLEIIEGSINEVDLESVFRDKDYVFHQAALASVPESVRDPMRCHRVNATGTLRVLLAACRAGVRKVVNASTSAVYGNNPEMPLSEDARPMPRSPYAVSKVTGEYYCSVFEDYGLETVSLRYFNVYGPRQRPDSQYAAVIPRFIDALLQGRQPEIYGDGEQSRDFIYVGDVVRANIFLAESPETGVFNVAGGSAVTVNRLFEIISRILGSDSEPVYLDERPGDVRHSLADTSRLEAAGFRPDVELEEGLIRTVEWFK
- a CDS encoding flippase: MSHARTLAKNTLFLLTATIFTNLAAFVWNVYLARYLGTAGFGILSAALALTGIFSILSDLGMGTYITREIARDPAGAKELASAGLGNKLLLSLIVLVMIILLPVTGIYRGTAAAVVMFIGGYMLVNAFSSFFNSMFQGFQRMEYQTIWNILNSLFILVGVLTVIWLGGTVVHVAIAYLIAAVLSVSYSVFIFTRRFFRPGLAFSRQLIVNGLPFGVTGVFSLIYFWIDSVMLSLMKGDVSVGLYSAPYRLLTVISSLYTVYLLAVFPIMSRFHVESSDSLKFTYRRSVKYLMILAVITISLVFFLAEPLIELIFSSKYLSSAPALRILITATAFMFLNGITSNLLGSTERQTTVTRVTGAGAIFNVTVNLILIPRFDFLGASVATVMTELLMMVLFLKVVKDMGYGPSVGDIMKGWKLLLPAMTSMLILLIPAHIILKAILALLVYVAGIFLTGAIDHVDRAIMRSILMD
- a CDS encoding UPF0104 family protein: MKKIYFFLLSVLLILVLILWIGPLKVLRSIYMADWRIMGLAFLLHLAVIAVRGLRWGFIIGQPWSLGTNFTVKSIGLFAGNLSPMRSAGDVMSAVAGKKLNGIGLSEGLSAGLTERFFDIGIGGFLLLLSAVLVPRIRIIALLGAFLSVFMTYMIYLVNWREEKSLRIYRRMHGIIERLPISDNTLENLHMKLTSGIRDMIDYTKSYSSFSVLAVIFGLSLISWLMECLRLYLVFMAFGVETTFSAVVIIFLLANLVGVLSALPGGVGSIEVSMTGLFVLFDVPGFIAGSIALVDRLISFWSVTALGAILSSYYAGDILDEVKSYILDFKT
- a CDS encoding glycosyltransferase family 2 protein, with product MKWRLSQMKIVTIIPAFNEEKTVDSVVKGALEHGDVILVDDGSTDRTGAIAESAGARVLRHRKNMGKGAALKTGIKEALKWEYHLIVFMDADGQHDTFLIPLFAEAADGADFIIGSRFMGDSCDSMPIQRKLSNRITTWILRFATGYRITDSQSGFRAIKAEHAKIMLDIPYNDYVYESETICEISRHRLRIAEVPITCNYGDEKSYIQLGDVFRYILFIMRLFTRKLSLKPV
- a CDS encoding DUF1616 domain-containing protein, producing the protein MKFRREIILLITGIISVALINAPLFYLRVLGIASSIVVSGYTILIITGSESILITPVAGMLLITLNALILNYTPLRDSRPFYALPAIIIPLIALIIRLRKKDVPDEDTQTRTARELARRSGKRQSEGYRESEVIRLGFSSRDLLIAGIISSSTPLLISLTHLRHVRFLLALILIVSTSYLVASAVITGLRERGRLKQAGLMVLFVSILTPIACLLVPRGYGHIFLGVTGILAGLAAYIRRSRERIKIIESLQQSEMDILEKYGLVEDEITLEIPEISDEDLYVGEPSAIKKRALKMRKIRRSSETEKIKGDDVEGELQKAFSGHEFPSEHEKTTSIGGFSDLAVLSILSILTIIIFRGGIAEALFYLQVLFIPGYILISAIAPERVQLSIPERLFLAFSTSIIMTSAIALLMGGEVTFKPFLARTVAGLSLVLTPLAFIRRWRRGELAYSADIRSIPSPRSLSRDGKISLVLSIILVVLIAVTVYITLNPAPSERFTEFYILGPGGKAYGYPENLTAGESASVIVGVVNREYRNETYLMVVRLGGDILRNETIRLSDKEKWERKINFTVTETGENQKLEFLLYRLPDKRKPYRSLHLFINVR